In Balaenoptera musculus isolate JJ_BM4_2016_0621 chromosome 19, mBalMus1.pri.v3, whole genome shotgun sequence, one genomic interval encodes:
- the PRRG2 gene encoding transmembrane gamma-carboxyglutamic acid protein 2 — MRSHPSVLLLYLGLTTCLDTSPSGEQDQEVFLDSPEAQSFLGSRRRIPRANHWDLELFTPGNLERECQEERCSWEEAREYFEDNTLTERFWENYIYNGKGGRGRVDVASMAVGLTVGILLMVLASLGAFWYLHCRQDRGQQPCPQEAELISPLSSLSPPTPLPLPPPPPPGLPTYEQALLAPGVHDAPPPPYASLRRPR; from the exons ATGAGGAGCCACCCCTCTGTGCTGCTGCTGTACCTGGGATTGACCACCTGCCTGGACACCTCACCCAGTGGGGAGCAAGACCAAG AAGTCTTCCTGGACTCCCCAGAGGCCCAGAGCTTCCTGGGCAGCCGTAGGCGGATTCCACGAGCCAACCACTGGGACCTGGAGCTGTTCACGCCAGGGAACCTGGAACGGGAGTGTCAAGAGGAGAGGTGTTCCTGGGAAGAGGCACGGGAGTACTTTGAGGACAATACTCTGACG GAGCGCTTTTGGGAGAACTACATCTACAATGGCAAAGGAG GACGTGGACGAGTGGACGTAGCAAGCATGGCTGTGGGACTGACAGTGGGCATCCTGCTCATGGTCCTGGCCAGCCTGGGAGCCTTTTGGTATCTGCATTGCCGTCAGGACCGAGGCCAGCAGCCCTGTCCTCAAGA GGCCGAGCTCATCAGCCCCCTGAGCTCTCTGAGCCCGCCGACGCCCCTGCCTctacctccacccccacccccgggcctcCCCACCTACGAGCAGGCGCTGTTGGCCCCTGGGGTGCACGACGCACCACCGCCTCCCTACGCCAG CCTCAGGAGGCCGCGCTGA